A stretch of Schistocerca cancellata isolate TAMUIC-IGC-003103 chromosome 3, iqSchCanc2.1, whole genome shotgun sequence DNA encodes these proteins:
- the LOC126175280 gene encoding microtubule-associated protein futsch-like isoform X2, translating into MHPPGDSEAATKSREQSTDAIKNENEPSSEGQHMEEDHSSNAVQASVPQTRSSTKAQQNKSDENIGANKGEAEDGKGMSQSSTPQTRSSAKVRSKSEEMIVPDKSENEDGDNKIIRTTRGNSKVRNDDKSSSTEAAHLTEERVTGHNTRSATKVKPDVSDEPEQQEEGGNISKTRKVKKDTKTTVPDTEGDTESMHRQETEVLSSVDTVKKTYTQEHLEDSCQVSEDLTSEAALETDQQAKETVKSEELVIRNDKEASTVLQNVKHIVGNKSPRLILSQIDKHIEPSPEKGTNTFAASSDIGEIKDSPRRSSRRGTSRVKIDKEEIQLPCRTPHRDHSRTPIHIQQPEQRETGDSFAASIRSISCRRSIRDSPYVSKINDSFQKERITKQQVTVKKTTKEYLSECKLDVSTEKSIDVTTESDESSVSRDKIGKRKASTLEAAEKDQDHKKKCTVKSEQSSSVISAVSSPLQLLTQKPEPVSSSTPLKVVECCETVHMELSEESITDESVAYEKAQDNISEQSLSFEKGAPVPEPVCEPVSRKWCSIM; encoded by the coding sequence ATGCACCCACCAGGGGACTCTGAAGCAGCTACAAAAAGCCGTGAACAATCAACAGATgccataaaaaatgaaaatgagcccaGCTCTGAAGGCCAGCATATGGAGGAAGATCATTCTTCAAATGCAGTTCAGGCCTCAGTTCCACAAACAAGGTCGAGCACCAAAGCCCAACAGAATAAATCTGATGAAAACATAGGTGCAAATAAAGGTGAAGCTGAGGATGGGAAGGGAATGAGTCAGTCCTCAACTCCACAAACACGATCTTCTGCCAAAGTCAGAAGTAAGTCAGAAGAGATGATAGTCCCAGACAAGAGTGAAAATGAGGATGGTGATAATAAAATAATCCGCACTACCAGAGGAAATAGTAAAGTAAGAAATGATGATAAAAGCAGTAGTACAGAAGCAGCCCATCTCACTGAAGAAAGAGTTACTGGTCATAACACCCGATCAGCTACAAAAGTGAAGCCTGATGTTAGTGATGAACCTGAACAGCAAGAAGAAGGAGGTAACATATCAAAGACAAGAAAGGTGAAGAAAGATACAAAAACTACAGTGCCAGACACGGAAGGTGACACAGAAAGCATGCATCGGCAGGAAACTGAGGTTCTTTCGTCGGTTGATACAGTAAAGAAAACATATACCCAGGAGCATTTGGAAGATTCTTGCCAGGTAAGTGAGGATTTGACCTCAGAGGCTGCTCTAGAAACAGATCAACAGGCAAAAGAAACTGTGAAGTCTGAAGAGTTAGTGATAAGAAATGATAAAGAGGCCTCAACAGTATTGCAAAATGTGAAGCATATTGTAGGTAATAAATCACCCAGATTAATATTGTCACAAATTGATAAGCATATAGAACCAAGCCCTGAAAAAGGAACAAATACATTTGCAGCATCCAGTGACATTGGTGAAATTAAGGATTCTCCAAGGCGTAGTTCAAGACGAGGTACAAGCAGAGTGAAAATTGATAAGGAAGAGATCCAGCTGCCGTGCAGAACACCACACAGAGATCATTCAAGAACACCAATTCATATTCAGCAACCAGAGCAAAGGGAGACAGGTGACAGCTTTGCAGCTTCGATAAGGTCAATTTCATGCCGTCGATCAATTCGGGACTCTCCCTAtgtttcaaaaataaatgattCTTTCCAGAAAGAGAGAATTACTAAGCAGCAGGTAACAGTTAAGAAAACTACTAAAGAATATTTATCAGAATGTAAACTTGATGTATCTACTGAGAAAAGTATTGATGTGACCACCGAATCAGATGAATCATCTGTATCAAGAGATAAAATAGGAAAAAGGAAGGCCTCTACTTTAGAAGCTGCAGAAAAAGACCAAGATCATAAAAAGAAATGTACTGTAAAATCTGAGCAAAGCTCATCAGTTATTTCTGCTGTTTCATCTCCATTGCAGTTGTTAACCCAAAAGCCAGAACCTGTGAGTAGCAGTACACCACTGAAGGTGGTGGAATGTTGTGAAACTGTGCATATGGAGCTCTCAGAAGAGAGTATCACTGATGAGAGTGTGGCATATGAAAAAGCACAAGATAATATTTCTGAGCAATCTCTGTCGTTTGAGAAGGGGGCACCTGTCCCAGAACCCGTTTGTGAGCCTGTGTCTCGTAAGTGGTGTTCTATTATGTGA